The Epinephelus lanceolatus isolate andai-2023 chromosome 14, ASM4190304v1, whole genome shotgun sequence genome has a window encoding:
- the ddx3xa gene encoding DEAD-box helicase 3 X-linked a isoform X1, with protein sequence MSHVVVDNPHGLDQQLAALDLNSADGQGGGTGRRYIPPHLRNKDAAKNAGNAYSAGRQCGYSVAPVNLYSPGWDGGRSNGFVNGYHDNRTNGGFGGRGPPRNDRGGRGAYRGNRGGGSFNQPLQNAGFGGEGNWGAPRDNTYNSFGGRNDRSKSNFFNDRGAGSRGRYERGGFAGGGNSRWVDDSREEDWSKPTAPNERLEHELFSASNTGINFEKYDDIPVEATGSNCPPHIESFHDVDMGEIIMGNINLSRYTRPTPVQKHAIPIIKSKRDLMACAQTGSGKTAAFLLPVLSQIYSDGPGDALQAAKNSGQENGRYGRRKQYPISLVLAPTRELALQIYDEARKFAYRSRVRPCVVYGGADIGQQIRELERGCHLLVATPGRLVDMMERGKIGLDYCNFLVLDEADRMLDMGFEPQIRRIVEQDTMPPKGIRQTMMFSATFPKEIQILARDFLEDYIFLAVGRVGSTSENITQKVVWVEETDKRSFLLDLLNATVIPSEVQENVTEAPEKPGKDSLTLVFVETKKGADALEDFLYHEGYACTSIHGDRSQRDREEALHQFRSGRCPILVATAVAARGLDISNVKHVINFDLPSDIEEYVHRIGRTGRVGNLGLATSFFNDKNSNITKDLLDILVEAKQEVPSWLESLAYEHQHKSSSRGRSKRFSGGFGARDYRQTSGGPGNFSSNRGGRNTGGHGGNRGFGGGGFGGNFYSNDGYGGNYSHSGSVDWWGN encoded by the exons ATGAGTCATGTGGTCGTTGATAATCCACACGGTCTAGATCAGCAG CTTGCTGCCCTAGACTTGAACTCTGCTGACGGACAAGGCGGAGGAACTGGCA GGCGTTACATTCCACCTCACTTGAGAAACAAAGATGCAGCCAAAAACG CAGGAAATGCTTATTCCGCTGGTAGACAGTGCGGTTATTCAGTGGCACCAGTAAATCTCT ATTCACCCGGATGGGACGGTGGACGCAGCAATGGATTTGTGAATGGTTACCATGACAACCGCACAAATGGGGGCTTTGGAGGGCGAGGACCCCCTCGCAATGATAGAGGTGGGCGTGGCGCCTACCGTGGTAACAGGGGTGGAGGCTCGTTTAATCAACCATTACAGAATGCAG GGTTTGGAGGTGAAGGCAACTGGGGAGCTCCTCGGGACAATACCTACAACAGCTTTGGAGGACGCAACGACAGGTCAAAGTCTAACTTCTTCAATGACCGTGGAGCAGGCTCAAGGGGAAG ATATGAGCGTGGGGGCTTTGCTGGTGGAGGAAACAGCCGCTGGGTGGACGACTCCAGAGAGGAGGATTGGTCCAAGCCCACCGCTCCCAATGAGCGCCTGGAACA TGAGCTTTTCTCTGCAAGCAACACTGGGATAAACTTTGAGAAGTATGATGACATTCCAGTGGAGGCCACTGGATCCAACTGCCCGCCACACATCGAAAGT TTCCATGATGTGGACATGGGGGAGATTATCATGGGGAACATCAACCTGAGTCGCTACACTCGTCCCACTCCGGTTCAGAAGCACGCTATCCCCATCATCAAGTCCAAGAGAGACTTGATGGCTTGTGCCCAGACTG GCTCCGGCAAGACTGCTGCTTTCTTGCTGCCAGTGCTGAGTCAGATCTACAGCGACGGGCCTGGAGACGCTCTGCAGGCTGCCAAGAACAGTGGCCAG GAGAATGGAAGGTATGGCCGCCGCAAGCAGTACCCGATCTCTCTCGTCCTGGCTCCCACCAGAGAGCTGGCTCTGCAGATCTACGATGAGGCGAGAAAG TTCGCCTATCGCTCACGTGTGCGTCCCTGCGTGGTGTACGGAGGCGCTGATATTGGCCAGCAGATCAGGGAGTTGGAGAGAGGCTGTCATCTGCTGGTGGCCACACCTGGACGTCTGGTCGACATGATGGAGAGGGGCAAGATCGGTCTGGACTATTGCAA CTTCTTGGTCCTGGACGAGGCTGACCGCATGTTGGACATGGGTTTCGAGCCACAGATCAGACGCATTGTGGAGCAGGATACAATGCCACCTAAAGGCATCCGCCAGACCATGATGTTCAGTGCCACCTTCCCCAAGGAAATCCAG ATCCTTGCTCGCGACTTCCTGGAGGACTACATTTTCCTGGCAGTGGGCCGTGTTGGTTCCACTTCAGAAAACATCACCCAGAAGGTGGTCTGGGTCGAGGAGACCGACAAGAGGTCCTTCCTTCTTGACCTGCTCAATGCCACAG TTATTCCCAGTGAGGTTCAGGAAAATGTGACAGAGGCACCAGAGAAACCGG GCAAAGACTCGTTGACTCTGGTGTTTGTGGAAACCAAGAAAGGAGCAGACGCTCTGGAAGACTTCCTCTACCACGAGGGATACGCCTGCACCAGCATCCATGGAGATCGATcccagagggacagagaggaagCTCTGCATCAGTTCCGCTCTGGACGCTGCCCCATCTTGGTGGCTACAGCT GTGGCTGCCAGAGGTCTGGACATCAGCAATGTGAAGCACGTCATTAACTTCGATTTGCCCAGTGACATTGAGGAGTACGTTCACCGTATTGGCCGTACGGGACGTGTGGGCAATCTGG GTCTGGCCACGTCGTTCTTTAacgacaaaaacagcaacataacCAAAGATTTGCTGGACATTTTGGTGGAGGCCAAGCAGGAGGTTCCCTCCTGGCTTGAGAGCCTAGCCTACGAGCACCAGCACAAGAGCAGCAGCCGCGGACGCTCTAAGAG GTTCTCTGGTGGTTTTGGAGCTAGAGACTACCGTCAGACGTCCGGTGGCCCTGGAAACTTCAGTAGCAACCGTGGTGGGCGTAACACTGGAGGCCATGGAGGAAACCGTGGCTTTGGTGGAG GTGGCTTTGGAGGCAACTTCTACAGCAATGACGGCTACGGAGGAAATTACAGCCACTCTGGTAGTGTGGATTGGTGGGGCAACTAG
- the ddx3xa gene encoding DEAD-box helicase 3 X-linked a isoform X7 → MSHVVVDNPHGLDQQLAALDLNSADGQGGGTGRRYIPPHLRNKDAAKNDSPGWDGGRSNGFVNGYHDNRTNGGFGGRGPPRNDRGFGGEGNWGAPRDNTYNSFGGRNDRSKSNFFNDRGAGSRGRYERGGFAGGGNSRWVDDSREEDWSKPTAPNERLEHELFSASNTGINFEKYDDIPVEATGSNCPPHIESFHDVDMGEIIMGNINLSRYTRPTPVQKHAIPIIKSKRDLMACAQTGSGKTAAFLLPVLSQIYSDGPGDALQAAKNSGQENGRYGRRKQYPISLVLAPTRELALQIYDEARKFAYRSRVRPCVVYGGADIGQQIRELERGCHLLVATPGRLVDMMERGKIGLDYCNFLVLDEADRMLDMGFEPQIRRIVEQDTMPPKGIRQTMMFSATFPKEIQILARDFLEDYIFLAVGRVGSTSENITQKVVWVEETDKRSFLLDLLNATVIPSEVQENVTEAPEKPGKDSLTLVFVETKKGADALEDFLYHEGYACTSIHGDRSQRDREEALHQFRSGRCPILVATAVAARGLDISNVKHVINFDLPSDIEEYVHRIGRTGRVGNLGLATSFFNDKNSNITKDLLDILVEAKQEVPSWLESLAYEHQHKSSSRGRSKRFSGGFGARDYRQTSGGPGNFSSNRGGRNTGGHGGNRGFGGGGFGGNFYSNDGYGGNYSHSGSVDWWGN, encoded by the exons ATGAGTCATGTGGTCGTTGATAATCCACACGGTCTAGATCAGCAG CTTGCTGCCCTAGACTTGAACTCTGCTGACGGACAAGGCGGAGGAACTGGCA GGCGTTACATTCCACCTCACTTGAGAAACAAAGATGCAGCCAAAAACG ATTCACCCGGATGGGACGGTGGACGCAGCAATGGATTTGTGAATGGTTACCATGACAACCGCACAAATGGGGGCTTTGGAGGGCGAGGACCCCCTCGCAATGATAGAG GGTTTGGAGGTGAAGGCAACTGGGGAGCTCCTCGGGACAATACCTACAACAGCTTTGGAGGACGCAACGACAGGTCAAAGTCTAACTTCTTCAATGACCGTGGAGCAGGCTCAAGGGGAAG ATATGAGCGTGGGGGCTTTGCTGGTGGAGGAAACAGCCGCTGGGTGGACGACTCCAGAGAGGAGGATTGGTCCAAGCCCACCGCTCCCAATGAGCGCCTGGAACA TGAGCTTTTCTCTGCAAGCAACACTGGGATAAACTTTGAGAAGTATGATGACATTCCAGTGGAGGCCACTGGATCCAACTGCCCGCCACACATCGAAAGT TTCCATGATGTGGACATGGGGGAGATTATCATGGGGAACATCAACCTGAGTCGCTACACTCGTCCCACTCCGGTTCAGAAGCACGCTATCCCCATCATCAAGTCCAAGAGAGACTTGATGGCTTGTGCCCAGACTG GCTCCGGCAAGACTGCTGCTTTCTTGCTGCCAGTGCTGAGTCAGATCTACAGCGACGGGCCTGGAGACGCTCTGCAGGCTGCCAAGAACAGTGGCCAG GAGAATGGAAGGTATGGCCGCCGCAAGCAGTACCCGATCTCTCTCGTCCTGGCTCCCACCAGAGAGCTGGCTCTGCAGATCTACGATGAGGCGAGAAAG TTCGCCTATCGCTCACGTGTGCGTCCCTGCGTGGTGTACGGAGGCGCTGATATTGGCCAGCAGATCAGGGAGTTGGAGAGAGGCTGTCATCTGCTGGTGGCCACACCTGGACGTCTGGTCGACATGATGGAGAGGGGCAAGATCGGTCTGGACTATTGCAA CTTCTTGGTCCTGGACGAGGCTGACCGCATGTTGGACATGGGTTTCGAGCCACAGATCAGACGCATTGTGGAGCAGGATACAATGCCACCTAAAGGCATCCGCCAGACCATGATGTTCAGTGCCACCTTCCCCAAGGAAATCCAG ATCCTTGCTCGCGACTTCCTGGAGGACTACATTTTCCTGGCAGTGGGCCGTGTTGGTTCCACTTCAGAAAACATCACCCAGAAGGTGGTCTGGGTCGAGGAGACCGACAAGAGGTCCTTCCTTCTTGACCTGCTCAATGCCACAG TTATTCCCAGTGAGGTTCAGGAAAATGTGACAGAGGCACCAGAGAAACCGG GCAAAGACTCGTTGACTCTGGTGTTTGTGGAAACCAAGAAAGGAGCAGACGCTCTGGAAGACTTCCTCTACCACGAGGGATACGCCTGCACCAGCATCCATGGAGATCGATcccagagggacagagaggaagCTCTGCATCAGTTCCGCTCTGGACGCTGCCCCATCTTGGTGGCTACAGCT GTGGCTGCCAGAGGTCTGGACATCAGCAATGTGAAGCACGTCATTAACTTCGATTTGCCCAGTGACATTGAGGAGTACGTTCACCGTATTGGCCGTACGGGACGTGTGGGCAATCTGG GTCTGGCCACGTCGTTCTTTAacgacaaaaacagcaacataacCAAAGATTTGCTGGACATTTTGGTGGAGGCCAAGCAGGAGGTTCCCTCCTGGCTTGAGAGCCTAGCCTACGAGCACCAGCACAAGAGCAGCAGCCGCGGACGCTCTAAGAG GTTCTCTGGTGGTTTTGGAGCTAGAGACTACCGTCAGACGTCCGGTGGCCCTGGAAACTTCAGTAGCAACCGTGGTGGGCGTAACACTGGAGGCCATGGAGGAAACCGTGGCTTTGGTGGAG GTGGCTTTGGAGGCAACTTCTACAGCAATGACGGCTACGGAGGAAATTACAGCCACTCTGGTAGTGTGGATTGGTGGGGCAACTAG
- the ddx3xa gene encoding DEAD-box helicase 3 X-linked a isoform X6, which produces MSHVVVDNPHGLDQQLAALDLNSADGQGGGTGRRYIPPHLRNKDAAKNDSPGWDGGRSNGFVNGYHDNRTNGGFGGRGPPRNDRGGRGAYRGNRGGGSFNQPLQNAGFGGEGNWGAPRDNTYNSFGGRNDRSKSNFFNDRGAGSRGRYERGGFAGGGNSRWVDDSREEDWSKPTAPNERLEHELFSASNTGINFEKYDDIPVEATGSNCPPHIESFHDVDMGEIIMGNINLSRYTRPTPVQKHAIPIIKSKRDLMACAQTGSGKTAAFLLPVLSQIYSDGPGDALQAAKNSGQENGRYGRRKQYPISLVLAPTRELALQIYDEARKFAYRSRVRPCVVYGGADIGQQIRELERGCHLLVATPGRLVDMMERGKIGLDYCNFLVLDEADRMLDMGFEPQIRRIVEQDTMPPKGIRQTMMFSATFPKEIQILARDFLEDYIFLAVGRVGSTSENITQKVVWVEETDKRSFLLDLLNATGKDSLTLVFVETKKGADALEDFLYHEGYACTSIHGDRSQRDREEALHQFRSGRCPILVATAVAARGLDISNVKHVINFDLPSDIEEYVHRIGRTGRVGNLGLATSFFNDKNSNITKDLLDILVEAKQEVPSWLESLAYEHQHKSSSRGRSKRFSGGFGARDYRQTSGGPGNFSSNRGGRNTGGHGGNRGFGGGGFGGNFYSNDGYGGNYSHSGSVDWWGN; this is translated from the exons ATGAGTCATGTGGTCGTTGATAATCCACACGGTCTAGATCAGCAG CTTGCTGCCCTAGACTTGAACTCTGCTGACGGACAAGGCGGAGGAACTGGCA GGCGTTACATTCCACCTCACTTGAGAAACAAAGATGCAGCCAAAAACG ATTCACCCGGATGGGACGGTGGACGCAGCAATGGATTTGTGAATGGTTACCATGACAACCGCACAAATGGGGGCTTTGGAGGGCGAGGACCCCCTCGCAATGATAGAGGTGGGCGTGGCGCCTACCGTGGTAACAGGGGTGGAGGCTCGTTTAATCAACCATTACAGAATGCAG GGTTTGGAGGTGAAGGCAACTGGGGAGCTCCTCGGGACAATACCTACAACAGCTTTGGAGGACGCAACGACAGGTCAAAGTCTAACTTCTTCAATGACCGTGGAGCAGGCTCAAGGGGAAG ATATGAGCGTGGGGGCTTTGCTGGTGGAGGAAACAGCCGCTGGGTGGACGACTCCAGAGAGGAGGATTGGTCCAAGCCCACCGCTCCCAATGAGCGCCTGGAACA TGAGCTTTTCTCTGCAAGCAACACTGGGATAAACTTTGAGAAGTATGATGACATTCCAGTGGAGGCCACTGGATCCAACTGCCCGCCACACATCGAAAGT TTCCATGATGTGGACATGGGGGAGATTATCATGGGGAACATCAACCTGAGTCGCTACACTCGTCCCACTCCGGTTCAGAAGCACGCTATCCCCATCATCAAGTCCAAGAGAGACTTGATGGCTTGTGCCCAGACTG GCTCCGGCAAGACTGCTGCTTTCTTGCTGCCAGTGCTGAGTCAGATCTACAGCGACGGGCCTGGAGACGCTCTGCAGGCTGCCAAGAACAGTGGCCAG GAGAATGGAAGGTATGGCCGCCGCAAGCAGTACCCGATCTCTCTCGTCCTGGCTCCCACCAGAGAGCTGGCTCTGCAGATCTACGATGAGGCGAGAAAG TTCGCCTATCGCTCACGTGTGCGTCCCTGCGTGGTGTACGGAGGCGCTGATATTGGCCAGCAGATCAGGGAGTTGGAGAGAGGCTGTCATCTGCTGGTGGCCACACCTGGACGTCTGGTCGACATGATGGAGAGGGGCAAGATCGGTCTGGACTATTGCAA CTTCTTGGTCCTGGACGAGGCTGACCGCATGTTGGACATGGGTTTCGAGCCACAGATCAGACGCATTGTGGAGCAGGATACAATGCCACCTAAAGGCATCCGCCAGACCATGATGTTCAGTGCCACCTTCCCCAAGGAAATCCAG ATCCTTGCTCGCGACTTCCTGGAGGACTACATTTTCCTGGCAGTGGGCCGTGTTGGTTCCACTTCAGAAAACATCACCCAGAAGGTGGTCTGGGTCGAGGAGACCGACAAGAGGTCCTTCCTTCTTGACCTGCTCAATGCCACAG GCAAAGACTCGTTGACTCTGGTGTTTGTGGAAACCAAGAAAGGAGCAGACGCTCTGGAAGACTTCCTCTACCACGAGGGATACGCCTGCACCAGCATCCATGGAGATCGATcccagagggacagagaggaagCTCTGCATCAGTTCCGCTCTGGACGCTGCCCCATCTTGGTGGCTACAGCT GTGGCTGCCAGAGGTCTGGACATCAGCAATGTGAAGCACGTCATTAACTTCGATTTGCCCAGTGACATTGAGGAGTACGTTCACCGTATTGGCCGTACGGGACGTGTGGGCAATCTGG GTCTGGCCACGTCGTTCTTTAacgacaaaaacagcaacataacCAAAGATTTGCTGGACATTTTGGTGGAGGCCAAGCAGGAGGTTCCCTCCTGGCTTGAGAGCCTAGCCTACGAGCACCAGCACAAGAGCAGCAGCCGCGGACGCTCTAAGAG GTTCTCTGGTGGTTTTGGAGCTAGAGACTACCGTCAGACGTCCGGTGGCCCTGGAAACTTCAGTAGCAACCGTGGTGGGCGTAACACTGGAGGCCATGGAGGAAACCGTGGCTTTGGTGGAG GTGGCTTTGGAGGCAACTTCTACAGCAATGACGGCTACGGAGGAAATTACAGCCACTCTGGTAGTGTGGATTGGTGGGGCAACTAG